The Chiloscyllium punctatum isolate Juve2018m chromosome 12, sChiPun1.3, whole genome shotgun sequence genome includes a region encoding these proteins:
- the cyb561d2 gene encoding transmembrane reductase CYB561D2 isoform X2: protein MAVAFSFIMTQAILLFSPETSLIMSYSRKIKVRAHWLLQGMATLCAVLGLTIISFNKYLNDKPHFTSWHGLVGLITVLYICMQCIGGISLLYPKMMKNWSLSKMKVYHATSGLVGYLLGCTSLLLGMCSTWFTETVTGINWYLAVCFPVLLALVLMNQMSNAYLKKKRMQP from the coding sequence TTTTCCTTCATTATGACTCAAGCCATTCTGCTGTTCTCTCCAGAGACTTCCCTTATTATGTCTTACTCAAGGAAAATCAAAGTTCGAGCCCACTGGTTGTTGCAAGGGATGGCCacattgtgtgctgttctggGTTTGACCATTATTAGCTTTAACAAATACCTGAATGACAAACCGCATTTTACCAGCTGGCATGGTCTGGTTGGTCTGATAACCGTCCTTTATATTTGCATGCAATGCATCGGTGGAATTTCACTTCTGTACCCCAAAATGATGAAGAACTGGTCCCTATCAAAAATGAAAGTCTATCATGCTACTTCGGGATTGGTTGGCTACCTGCTGGGCTGCACCAGTCTATTGCTGGGCATGTGTTCAACATGGTTCACTGAGACAGTGACTGGTATTAATTGGTACCTCGCAGTCTGCTTCCCAGTCCTGTTGGCATTGGTCCTCATGAATCAGATGTCTAATGCCTACCTGAAGAAAAAGAGGATGCAGCCGTGA
- the cyb561d2 gene encoding transmembrane reductase CYB561D2 isoform X3, with protein MTQAILLFSPETSLIMSYSRKIKVRAHWLLQGMATLCAVLGLTIISFNKYLNDKPHFTSWHGLVGLITVLYICMQCIGGISLLYPKMMKNWSLSKMKVYHATSGLVGYLLGCTSLLLGMCSTWFTETVTGINWYLAVCFPVLLALVLMNQMSNAYLKKKRMQP; from the coding sequence ATGACTCAAGCCATTCTGCTGTTCTCTCCAGAGACTTCCCTTATTATGTCTTACTCAAGGAAAATCAAAGTTCGAGCCCACTGGTTGTTGCAAGGGATGGCCacattgtgtgctgttctggGTTTGACCATTATTAGCTTTAACAAATACCTGAATGACAAACCGCATTTTACCAGCTGGCATGGTCTGGTTGGTCTGATAACCGTCCTTTATATTTGCATGCAATGCATCGGTGGAATTTCACTTCTGTACCCCAAAATGATGAAGAACTGGTCCCTATCAAAAATGAAAGTCTATCATGCTACTTCGGGATTGGTTGGCTACCTGCTGGGCTGCACCAGTCTATTGCTGGGCATGTGTTCAACATGGTTCACTGAGACAGTGACTGGTATTAATTGGTACCTCGCAGTCTGCTTCCCAGTCCTGTTGGCATTGGTCCTCATGAATCAGATGTCTAATGCCTACCTGAAGAAAAAGAGGATGCAGCCGTGA